Proteins encoded by one window of Deinococcus radiodurans R1 = ATCC 13939 = DSM 20539:
- a CDS encoding phospholipase D-like domain-containing protein, whose protein sequence is MRLGRHGIREVINFLQTCNTNGNLPDKIFIVSPYYTHAAGNKLLVSLINKGVKVSVLIQSEAWDNGSPSINQKLIIDLNNAVGKSIVKKCDDLHAKIFIFSYPDGSRETWIGSSNFTFKADGKIYYNSRKNIETIEKIVIDSQIEAELRQMWKSGVFV, encoded by the coding sequence TTGCGACTCGGACGACATGGAATACGGGAAGTCATAAACTTCTTACAAACATGCAACACTAACGGTAATTTGCCTGATAAGATATTCATTGTTAGCCCATACTATACCCATGCCGCCGGAAATAAGCTTTTGGTCTCTCTGATTAATAAGGGTGTTAAGGTTTCAGTATTAATACAAAGTGAAGCTTGGGACAATGGAAGCCCGTCGATAAACCAAAAACTAATTATTGATCTAAACAATGCTGTCGGCAAAAGCATCGTGAAAAAGTGCGATGATCTTCACGCTAAGATTTTTATCTTCTCGTATCCAGACGGTAGCAGGGAAACTTGGATAGGATCATCAAATTTTACATTTAAGGCTGATGGGAAGATTTACTATAATAGTCGCAAAAATATAGAGACAATTGAAAAAATAGTTATTGATTCTCAAATTGAAGCAGAACTACGTCAAATGTGGAAAAGTGGAGTATTCGTATGA
- a CDS encoding type II toxin-antitoxin system VapC family toxin, whose product MTLLYLDTSALIRIYTQEPDYQHVIQEKQQSSGVICHEITYVEALAALAGRRARRLLSVRQHQLAVTAFQNDWPTFRHVSIDQQLLQDAAALAQAHTLRAYDAVHLAAAQAVSPLGLQFMTFDTHLRTVAEQVLPGQVWTP is encoded by the coding sequence TTGACGCTGCTGTATCTGGACACCAGCGCCCTGATTCGCATTTACACCCAGGAACCCGACTATCAGCACGTCATTCAGGAGAAACAACAGTCCAGCGGTGTGATCTGCCATGAAATCACTTACGTGGAAGCTCTTGCCGCACTGGCAGGCAGGCGAGCGCGGAGGCTCCTGAGCGTCAGGCAACACCAACTGGCAGTCACGGCCTTCCAGAACGACTGGCCCACCTTCAGGCACGTTTCTATTGACCAGCAACTCTTGCAGGACGCCGCCGCGCTCGCGCAGGCACACACTCTGCGGGCCTACGACGCCGTTCATCTGGCCGCCGCGCAAGCTGTCTCTCCACTTGGACTTCAGTTCATGACCTTCGACACGCACTTGAGAACTGTGGCCGAGCAGGTGTTACCGGGACAGGTATGGACGCCGTAA
- a CDS encoding alpha/beta fold hydrolase: MRAMTASSEPLPAGIYEAHLNGADLYFEVVGDADPDVPPIVYLHGGPGYNAYSFRELLGDRLEDLGRRVVYLDQRGSGRSGALEDTEQAQQAGHADTLDLDTLVADVEELREFLGAEQIVPLGHGFGALMALEYARRYPARTARAIVVSPWVHYPALALTLLREAAAITGKTFEDPAPGLRARTPEGQHPPIGAARVEAAFGLLNARDLLNALQFVDAPSRMRLEFLDVESQLLGGGEMQQALVNQGMWEFEYPAFMSEIRRPVFVIAGVHDRTSYPEQTDWVVDLAGGDLTVLDAGHYPWLDDEDAFMEALEEALTR, from the coding sequence ATGCGTGCCATGACCGCTTCTTCCGAACCCCTGCCCGCCGGCATCTACGAGGCGCACCTGAACGGGGCCGACCTGTATTTCGAGGTGGTGGGCGACGCTGACCCGGACGTGCCGCCCATCGTTTACCTGCACGGGGGGCCGGGGTACAACGCGTACTCCTTTCGGGAGCTGCTCGGGGACCGGCTGGAAGACCTCGGGCGCCGGGTGGTCTACCTCGACCAGCGCGGGTCGGGGCGCTCGGGAGCGCTGGAAGACACCGAGCAGGCGCAGCAGGCCGGGCACGCCGACACCCTCGACCTCGACACGCTGGTGGCGGATGTGGAGGAGCTGCGCGAGTTTCTGGGCGCCGAGCAGATCGTGCCGCTCGGCCACGGCTTCGGCGCCCTGATGGCGCTGGAGTACGCCCGGCGTTATCCCGCGCGCACCGCCCGCGCCATTGTCGTGAGTCCCTGGGTGCACTACCCGGCACTGGCGCTCACGCTGCTGCGCGAGGCGGCGGCCATCACCGGCAAGACCTTCGAGGACCCGGCTCCCGGCCTGCGCGCCCGCACGCCCGAGGGCCAGCACCCGCCCATCGGCGCGGCGCGGGTGGAGGCGGCGTTCGGGCTGCTCAACGCCCGCGACCTGCTCAACGCGCTGCAATTCGTGGACGCGCCGAGCCGGATGCGTCTGGAATTTCTGGATGTGGAAAGCCAGCTGCTCGGCGGCGGCGAAATGCAGCAGGCGCTCGTCAACCAGGGGATGTGGGAATTCGAGTACCCGGCGTTCATGAGCGAGATCCGCCGCCCGGTGTTCGTCATCGCCGGGGTCCACGACCGCACGAGTTACCCCGAGCAGACCGACTGGGTGGTGGACCTTGCCGGGGGGGACCTGACGGTGCTCGACGCCGGGCACTACCCCTGGCTCGACGACGAGGACGCGTTTATGGAGGCGCTGGAAGAAGCCCTGACGCGCTGA
- a CDS encoding ribbon-helix-helix domain-containing protein: MTYQNAERMTISLPPDIARYIKDYQQTHGLESRSEAFVKAVQALREQELAEQYTALARENDPERALFLEGNTDGLEPSDGSEWL; the protein is encoded by the coding sequence ATGACTTACCAGAACGCCGAACGCATGACCATCAGCCTGCCGCCCGATATCGCCCGTTACATCAAGGACTACCAGCAAACGCACGGACTGGAAAGCCGCAGCGAAGCCTTCGTGAAAGCCGTTCAAGCCCTCAGAGAACAGGAACTGGCCGAGCAATACACCGCACTCGCCCGTGAGAACGACCCCGAACGCGCCCTCTTTCTGGAAGGCAACACCGACGGACTGGAACCCAGCGACGGTAGCGAATGGCTGTAG
- a CDS encoding alpha/beta hydrolase: protein MTPDAARLSARPDPTLPPPGECGLLPLNLGSSRDGLLYVPEKHPLDGPRPLLVACHGAGSQASHSIRPFVDAAERYGLILLACDSRGGTWDVIRGGYGPDVQFIDRALELVFSRCAIDPQKLALDGFSDGASYALSLGLNNGDLFSHLLGFSPGFLAPAGQVGMPRIFVSHGTADRVLPIDRCGRVIRDQLTRAGYDLHYTEFEGGHTVPPEVQEEALGWWGVTGG from the coding sequence ATGACCCCCGACGCTGCCCGCCTGAGCGCCCGCCCCGACCCCACGCTGCCCCCGCCGGGCGAGTGCGGCCTGCTGCCGCTGAACCTGGGCAGCTCGCGCGACGGCCTGCTGTACGTGCCAGAAAAGCACCCGCTGGATGGCCCGCGCCCCCTGCTGGTCGCCTGTCACGGCGCGGGCAGCCAGGCCAGTCACTCTATCCGGCCTTTCGTGGACGCCGCCGAGCGTTATGGGCTGATTCTGCTCGCCTGCGACTCGCGCGGCGGCACCTGGGACGTGATTCGCGGGGGCTACGGCCCAGACGTGCAGTTTATTGACCGGGCGCTGGAACTGGTGTTCAGCCGCTGCGCCATTGACCCGCAAAAACTCGCCCTCGACGGCTTTTCCGACGGGGCGAGCTATGCGCTTTCGTTGGGGTTGAACAACGGCGACCTGTTCTCGCATCTGCTGGGATTCTCGCCAGGCTTTCTTGCTCCCGCCGGGCAAGTGGGCATGCCGCGCATCTTCGTGTCACACGGCACCGCCGACCGGGTGCTGCCGATTGACCGCTGCGGGCGGGTCATTCGTGACCAGCTCACGCGGGCGGGCTACGACCTGCACTACACCGAGTTCGAGGGCGGTCACACCGTTCCGCCTGAGGTGCAGGAGGAGGCGCTGGGGTGGTGGGGGGTGACGGGGGGGTAG
- a CDS encoding DUF4238 domain-containing protein, with translation MERNFHTVDIKGVKHDDPYYLEKQISDNFEAIHSRFIRDLTLNLDAKHRFMNHNHKSMLAEIVGLQLLRTPRIREQTFDLAAREVGQPGTTLSQDDFAKITHLIMLDNNISSSLPKIKGHLSNFTFQFLEVPSDSPYITSDVPVITGITDCGTGKMSLTMSQGIGKDGAELYFPLTKKYLLVMGKSILGDKIRDCQIRQMNAKYSDEFNSMMQVACDNQIYSSFYIGI, from the coding sequence GTGGAAAGAAATTTCCATACCGTTGATATAAAGGGTGTAAAGCATGATGACCCCTATTATCTTGAGAAGCAAATCTCGGATAATTTTGAAGCGATTCACTCGCGATTTATCAGAGATTTGACCTTAAATTTGGACGCCAAGCATAGATTTATGAACCATAATCATAAATCTATGCTTGCTGAAATTGTCGGCTTGCAGCTTCTTCGTACACCTAGGATCAGGGAGCAAACCTTCGATTTGGCAGCAAGGGAAGTCGGTCAGCCCGGTACAACCTTGAGTCAGGATGATTTTGCCAAAATTACACATTTAATCATGCTCGATAATAATATTAGTAGTAGCCTTCCCAAGATAAAAGGCCACTTGTCAAACTTCACATTTCAATTTCTCGAAGTACCCTCCGATTCCCCATATATAACGAGCGATGTTCCTGTTATTACTGGCATAACAGATTGTGGAACAGGTAAAATGTCGCTTACAATGAGTCAAGGCATCGGAAAAGATGGCGCCGAACTCTATTTTCCTTTAACCAAAAAGTATCTTCTGGTTATGGGCAAATCGATTCTGGGTGATAAAATAAGGGATTGCCAGATTCGACAGATGAATGCAAAATATTCAGACGAATTTAATTCAATGATGCAAGTCGCTTGCGACAATCAGATATACTCCTCATTCTATATAGGTATTTAG
- a CDS encoding helix-turn-helix domain-containing protein, with the protein MTAQMQIGLAGLLRQHNITQKQLAQAARMRPATVNAIYNARIERVEIRTLVDLVAGLRKLGIEADVGDILQVVDVPDQAEQAARERALRLLGGEPWGLKPAGLNPPVPVKGPPIEEILKEHRGPEL; encoded by the coding sequence ATGACTGCACAGATGCAGATTGGCCTCGCTGGACTTCTCAGGCAACACAACATCACCCAGAAGCAACTGGCCCAGGCCGCCCGGATGCGCCCCGCCACGGTGAACGCCATTTACAACGCCCGCATTGAAAGAGTGGAAATCAGGACCCTCGTTGATCTTGTTGCTGGCCTGCGAAAGCTTGGCATTGAGGCCGATGTAGGCGACATCCTGCAAGTCGTTGATGTCCCCGACCAAGCAGAACAAGCCGCCCGTGAACGCGCCCTGCGCCTGCTGGGTGGCGAACCGTGGGGGCTGAAACCCGCTGGCCTGAACCCGCCCGTTCCTGTAAAAGGCCCACCCATAGAAGAAATTCTGAAGGAACACCGGGGGCCGGAACTTTGA
- a CDS encoding type II toxin-antitoxin system PemK/MazF family toxin produces the protein MAVGLIRRGDIFLTHFGPARAGEPDFKRPAVVITNNVANAKADAVTVIPLTSNLETLYDFQLLLPTERTGLNLDSKAQTELISCIAISRIGKHLGQVPADLMAELDARIRLHLAL, from the coding sequence ATGGCTGTAGGACTCATCCGGCGCGGCGACATTTTTCTGACCCATTTCGGCCCCGCCCGCGCAGGCGAACCGGACTTCAAACGCCCCGCTGTGGTCATCACCAACAATGTCGCCAACGCCAAAGCGGATGCCGTGACCGTCATTCCGCTCACCAGCAACCTGGAAACCCTCTACGATTTTCAACTGCTGCTCCCCACCGAGCGAACCGGGCTGAACTTGGACAGCAAAGCGCAGACGGAATTGATCTCGTGTATTGCCATCAGCCGCATCGGGAAGCACCTGGGGCAAGTGCCAGCCGACCTCATGGCTGAACTGGACGCCAGAATCCGCCTTCACCTTGCCCTGTAA
- a CDS encoding cation:proton antiporter has protein sequence MAFPTILAALFTLTALLSYLNARFLRLPPTIGVLLGGLFLAAGVAVLGRLGVQGAQDLPRHIAALPFDQVVIAGLLSFLLFASAIQTDVRALLRERGVVLALAVVTTLLTMLLLGAGLYVVMQLFGSPLTWTQALLFGAIVAPTDPVAVTPLLERARVPERLRALIAGESLFNDGVGVAAFTVLSSAALQGSAVRLGELGGLLLREMLGGMALGAALGWLTARLTTSARSQDTAVLLSLALVTGGYALGEALHVSAPVTVAAAGVTLMLLGQLARRRRAASGFPTLSAEARRASLQIRSFWEVTDQVLNAVLFVLLALEVLVLRPRPGLLLAGIVVAMLAIVARGIAVGVPLTLYQWRARRRPELQPFTPYTRRLMTWAGLRGTVALALAFSLPPGELRDTLLFLTYVVVIFSLLVQGLTVPILGRKAAAAAKAAEAQGSVPGASV, from the coding sequence ATGGCCTTTCCCACCATTCTGGCGGCGCTGTTTACCCTGACGGCGCTGCTGAGTTACCTCAACGCCCGCTTTCTGCGCCTACCACCCACCATCGGCGTGCTGCTGGGGGGGCTGTTTCTGGCCGCCGGGGTCGCCGTGCTGGGGCGGCTGGGGGTGCAGGGCGCTCAGGACCTGCCGCGCCACATCGCCGCGCTGCCCTTCGACCAGGTGGTGATTGCGGGGCTGCTGAGTTTCCTGCTGTTCGCCAGCGCCATTCAGACCGACGTGCGCGCCCTGCTGCGCGAGCGGGGGGTGGTGCTCGCCCTCGCCGTGGTGACCACGCTGCTGACGATGCTGCTGCTGGGGGCAGGGCTGTACGTGGTGATGCAGCTCTTCGGCTCGCCGCTGACCTGGACGCAGGCGCTGCTGTTCGGGGCCATCGTGGCGCCGACCGACCCGGTGGCGGTCACGCCGCTGCTGGAGCGCGCGCGGGTGCCCGAGCGGCTGCGCGCCCTGATTGCCGGCGAGAGCCTGTTCAACGACGGCGTGGGCGTGGCGGCCTTCACGGTCCTGTCCTCGGCGGCGTTGCAGGGCTCGGCGGTGCGGCTCGGCGAACTCGGCGGCCTGCTGCTGCGCGAAATGCTCGGCGGCATGGCGCTGGGCGCGGCGCTCGGCTGGCTGACCGCCCGGCTGACCACCTCCGCACGCTCGCAGGACACCGCCGTGCTGCTCTCGCTGGCGCTGGTCACGGGCGGGTACGCGCTCGGCGAGGCGCTGCACGTCTCGGCCCCGGTGACTGTGGCGGCGGCGGGCGTCACGCTGATGCTGCTCGGACAACTCGCGCGGCGGCGCCGGGCGGCAAGTGGGTTCCCCACCCTCTCCGCCGAGGCGCGGCGAGCGTCGCTCCAGATTCGCTCCTTCTGGGAAGTCACCGACCAGGTGCTCAACGCGGTGCTGTTCGTGCTGCTCGCGCTGGAAGTGCTGGTGCTGCGTCCCCGGCCCGGCCTGCTGCTCGCGGGCATCGTGGTGGCAATGCTGGCAATCGTGGCGCGCGGTATCGCCGTCGGGGTGCCGCTCACGCTCTACCAGTGGCGAGCGCGCCGTCGCCCCGAGCTTCAGCCCTTCACGCCCTACACCCGGCGCCTGATGACCTGGGCGGGGCTGCGCGGCACGGTGGCGCTCGCCCTCGCCTTCAGCCTGCCGCCCGGCGAGTTGCGCGACACCCTGCTGTTTCTGACC
- a CDS encoding cation:dicarboxylate symporter family transporter has product MKRPSLAVQILIGLVLGVIVGAVFYGNPTVVSWLQPLGDIFIRLIKMIVVPIVLSTLIVGVAGVGDMKKLGKLGGLTLIYFEVVTTGAILFGLLMGNLFQPGAGVNLGDLTKTDITKYTEGAQAATSHSFADTFVNIVPTNVVDAFARGDMLAIIFFAVFFGLGLGALGERGKPLLNIFQLVADTMFWVTNQIMKLAPIGVFALIGVTVSKFGVQSLIPLGKLVLVVYGAMLAFVLVILGGVARLAGTSIFTLIQVLREELTLAYSTASSESVLPRLMQKMEAFGCPRYITSFVIPTGYSFNLDGSTLYQTIAALFIAQLYGIHMPLEKQLLLVVTLMLTSKGIAGVPGVSFVVLLATLGTVGIPVEGLAFIAGIDRILDMARTAVNVVGNSLAAVVMSRFEGEFDDAKSRQYVADMKAGTLPPLSEATGH; this is encoded by the coding sequence ATGAAAAGACCCTCGTTGGCGGTTCAGATTCTGATCGGCCTCGTGCTGGGCGTGATCGTCGGGGCCGTGTTTTACGGCAATCCGACGGTGGTGAGCTGGCTGCAACCGCTGGGCGACATCTTTATTCGGCTGATCAAGATGATCGTGGTGCCCATCGTCCTGAGCACCCTGATCGTGGGCGTGGCGGGCGTGGGCGACATGAAAAAGCTCGGCAAGCTCGGCGGCCTGACCCTGATCTATTTCGAGGTGGTTACGACGGGCGCCATTCTGTTCGGCCTGCTGATGGGTAACCTCTTTCAGCCCGGCGCGGGGGTGAACCTGGGCGACCTCACCAAGACCGACATCACCAAGTACACCGAGGGTGCCCAGGCCGCGACCAGCCACAGCTTTGCCGACACGTTCGTCAACATCGTGCCGACGAACGTGGTGGACGCCTTCGCACGCGGCGACATGCTCGCCATCATCTTCTTCGCGGTGTTTTTCGGGCTCGGACTGGGCGCGCTCGGTGAACGCGGCAAGCCGCTGCTGAACATCTTTCAGCTCGTGGCCGACACCATGTTCTGGGTCACCAACCAGATCATGAAACTCGCGCCCATCGGCGTTTTTGCCCTGATTGGCGTCACCGTCAGTAAATTCGGCGTGCAGAGCCTCATTCCGCTCGGCAAGCTGGTGCTGGTGGTGTACGGGGCCATGCTCGCCTTCGTGCTGGTCATTCTGGGCGGGGTCGCGCGGCTCGCGGGCACCAGCATCTTCACGCTCATTCAGGTGCTGCGCGAGGAACTGACGCTGGCCTACTCGACGGCGAGCAGCGAATCGGTGCTGCCGCGCCTCATGCAGAAGATGGAGGCATTCGGCTGTCCGCGCTACATCACCAGTTTCGTCATTCCCACCGGGTACTCGTTCAACCTTGACGGCAGCACGCTCTACCAGACCATCGCCGCCCTGTTCATCGCGCAGCTCTACGGCATCCACATGCCGCTCGAAAAGCAACTGCTGCTGGTCGTCACGCTGATGCTGACCTCCAAGGGCATCGCGGGCGTGCCGGGCGTGAGCTTCGTGGTGCTGCTCGCCACCCTGGGCACGGTGGGAATTCCGGTGGAGGGCCTCGCCTTCATCGCCGGCATCGACCGCATTCTGGACATGGCGCGCACCGCCGTGAACGTGGTCGGCAACAGTCTCGCCGCCGTCGTCATGAGCCGCTTCGAGGGCGAGTTCGACGACGCCAAGTCCCGGCAGTACGTGGCCGACATGAAAGCAGGCACCCTGCCGCCGCTTAGCGAGGCGACGGGGCACTGA
- a CDS encoding MBL fold metallo-hydrolase, producing MTEPVPVAPFPSVFGGVQQLRPDVFRVRLPLVNIFLMGVPGGDWVLVDTGMPGTAGLIRQAAAQVYGARAPQAIVLTHGHFDHIGALHALLAEWNVPVYAHPDELPHLTGEVPYRFPDPTVGGLMSLTSPLFLPGPYDFRPQVRTLPEDGTVPELPGWRWVHTPGHTEGHVSLWREADRLLIAGDAVVTTPQETVPGALASTPTVLRRPPAYYTPNWNATRDSVRTLAALRPALVATGHGHPLTDDSLGDALTRLADDFDHDPNGRPAHGWYLGHPAPMQKPRPGEPDPMRTLFLGALGAAGALWLLGRRRR from the coding sequence ATGACTGAACCCGTGCCGGTGGCTCCTTTTCCTTCCGTCTTCGGCGGCGTGCAGCAGTTGCGGCCCGATGTGTTCCGGGTGCGCCTGCCGCTGGTGAACATCTTTCTGATGGGGGTGCCCGGCGGCGACTGGGTGCTGGTGGACACTGGGATGCCCGGCACAGCGGGCCTGATTCGGCAGGCGGCGGCGCAGGTATACGGTGCTCGCGCTCCACAGGCCATCGTACTGACGCACGGGCACTTTGACCACATCGGGGCGCTGCACGCGCTGCTGGCCGAGTGGAACGTGCCCGTCTACGCCCACCCCGACGAGCTGCCGCACCTGACCGGCGAGGTGCCCTACCGCTTCCCCGACCCCACCGTGGGCGGCCTGATGAGCCTGACTTCGCCGCTGTTCCTGCCGGGGCCGTATGATTTCCGGCCCCAGGTGCGGACGCTCCCGGAAGACGGCACGGTGCCGGAGCTGCCGGGCTGGCGCTGGGTGCACACGCCGGGCCACACCGAGGGGCACGTATCGCTGTGGCGCGAGGCCGACCGCCTACTCATCGCGGGCGACGCCGTGGTAACCACCCCGCAGGAAACGGTGCCGGGGGCGCTGGCGTCCACGCCCACCGTGCTGCGCCGCCCGCCCGCCTACTACACGCCCAACTGGAACGCGACGCGCGACTCGGTGCGAACGCTGGCAGCCCTGCGCCCTGCCCTGGTCGCCACCGGCCACGGGCATCCACTGACCGACGACAGTCTGGGCGACGCCCTCACGCGCCTGGCCGACGACTTCGACCACGACCCCAACGGGCGCCCGGCCCACGGCTGGTATCTGGGCCACCCGGCGCCGATGCAAAAGCCCCGTCCTGGTGAGCCCGATCCCATGCGGACTCTATTTCTCGGAGCCCTGGGCGCAGCGGGGGCACTGTGGCTGCTGGGCAGGCGGCGCCGGTAA
- a CDS encoding alkaline phosphatase PhoX: MKKLLLPLTAALALTACNQPATQTPTAEAENVVAPFLDTNHVARAMGGTLEWNKMEGLAYDAGSRTLYIAVTAFSGGMSDGQGDIQLAKNPCGGIMAAQLDEKLNATRLTTILAGKPSADGKTCDVGGLNSPDNLFLDKKGRLWIGEDGDDTRNTLWVYDLKTKALKRFAVVPNGAEVTGLRISEQGDLFMNVQHPEPDNAAPYHLGTVGVFIGFNANTDDFTELPYDGSPLKTFKFAAGQYQILAQSGVKGAGVIANADGTASTSTNPDANMLLSTGSDAAVLYSNWENRPGGVSRLDLKRVGGVWTAQGDPSMVDFAGVNGTWNNCNGSVTRWGTALTSEEYPTEDDAGWAKAEPAMTKHLGKKANRYDYGYITEITPRAGGQSVAKHYAMGRNSYEMALVLPDNKTVYFGDDGNMRGMYKFVADKAEDLSAGTLYVAKLAQVDDSASVTGKSWNVSWIKLGHGVDSEIGQAIRRLD; encoded by the coding sequence ATGAAGAAATTGCTGTTGCCCCTCACCGCCGCCCTCGCCCTGACGGCCTGCAACCAGCCGGCGACCCAGACCCCCACTGCTGAAGCTGAAAACGTCGTTGCCCCTTTCCTCGACACCAACCACGTGGCCCGCGCGATGGGCGGCACCCTGGAATGGAACAAGATGGAGGGCCTCGCCTACGACGCGGGCAGCCGCACCCTCTACATCGCCGTGACCGCGTTCTCGGGTGGCATGAGCGATGGCCAGGGCGACATCCAGCTCGCCAAAAACCCCTGTGGCGGCATCATGGCCGCGCAACTCGACGAGAAGCTGAACGCCACCCGGCTGACCACCATCCTGGCCGGCAAGCCGAGCGCCGACGGCAAGACCTGCGACGTGGGCGGCCTCAACAGCCCCGACAACCTCTTCCTCGACAAGAAGGGCCGGTTGTGGATCGGCGAGGACGGCGACGACACCCGCAACACGCTGTGGGTTTACGACCTGAAGACGAAGGCCCTCAAGCGCTTCGCCGTCGTGCCCAACGGCGCCGAGGTTACGGGCCTGCGGATCAGCGAGCAGGGCGACCTGTTCATGAACGTGCAGCACCCCGAACCCGACAACGCGGCCCCCTACCACCTCGGCACGGTGGGCGTGTTCATCGGCTTCAACGCCAACACCGACGACTTCACCGAGCTGCCCTACGACGGCAGCCCCCTCAAGACCTTCAAGTTCGCCGCCGGGCAGTACCAAATCCTCGCCCAGAGCGGCGTGAAGGGCGCGGGCGTGATTGCCAACGCCGACGGCACCGCCAGCACCAGCACCAACCCCGACGCCAACATGCTGCTGAGCACCGGCAGCGACGCGGCGGTGCTGTACAGCAACTGGGAAAACCGCCCCGGCGGGGTCAGCCGTCTGGACCTCAAGCGCGTGGGCGGCGTGTGGACCGCGCAGGGCGACCCCAGCATGGTGGATTTTGCGGGCGTCAACGGCACCTGGAACAACTGCAACGGCAGCGTGACACGCTGGGGCACCGCGCTCACCAGCGAGGAATACCCCACCGAGGACGATGCGGGCTGGGCCAAGGCCGAACCTGCCATGACCAAGCACCTCGGCAAGAAGGCGAACCGCTACGACTACGGCTACATCACCGAAATCACCCCCAGGGCGGGCGGCCAGAGCGTCGCCAAGCACTACGCGATGGGCCGCAACAGCTACGAGATGGCGCTCGTCCTCCCCGACAACAAGACCGTCTACTTCGGCGACGACGGCAACATGCGCGGCATGTACAAGTTCGTGGCCGACAAGGCCGAAGACCTCAGCGCGGGCACCCTGTACGTCGCCAAGCTGGCGCAGGTGGACGACAGCGCGAGCGTCACCGGCAAGAGCTGGAACGTAAGCTGGATCAAGCTGGGGCACGGCGTGGACAGCGAAATCGGTCAGGCCATCCGCCGCCTCGACTGA
- a CDS encoding GNAT family N-acetyltransferase: MPTLETARLVLLPLSRAVLERRSEDDSFTLALPWPGEEAPQDVHFPAEWPGDPLPLFPLWLAALIGDEKEGSFVAVTREDRTAVGLLGSKGSVSVGGELEIGYGFIPSAWNQGYATEAVHALTVHLLGQPRVQTVTAQTALGNRASERVLEKIGFARTDRRWDDEEGALTLWAVGG, encoded by the coding sequence ATGCCGACGCTCGAAACTGCCCGCCTGGTTTTGCTGCCGCTCTCCCGCGCCGTGCTGGAGCGCCGCAGCGAGGACGATTCGTTCACCCTCGCGCTGCCCTGGCCGGGCGAGGAAGCGCCGCAGGACGTGCACTTTCCCGCCGAGTGGCCGGGCGACCCGCTGCCGCTTTTCCCGCTGTGGCTCGCCGCGCTCATCGGCGACGAGAAGGAAGGCAGCTTCGTGGCCGTGACCCGTGAGGACCGCACCGCCGTCGGGCTGCTCGGGAGCAAGGGCAGCGTGAGCGTGGGCGGTGAACTCGAAATCGGGTACGGCTTCATCCCCAGCGCCTGGAACCAGGGCTACGCGACCGAGGCCGTGCACGCGCTGACGGTGCATCTGCTCGGGCAACCGCGTGTGCAGACGGTGACGGCGCAAACGGCACTGGGCAACCGCGCCAGCGAGAGGGTGCTGGAAAAAATCGGTTTTGCCCGCACCGACCGCCGCTGGGACGACGAGGAAGGGGCGCTGACCCTCTGGGCGGTGGGCGGCTGA
- the frnE gene encoding protein disulfide isomerase FrnE, with product MTNLAPANSEKIRVDIWSDIACPWCYIGKRRFESALGQFPQRDQVEVVWHSFELDPSARPLNPIAMRDGLAMKYSISPAQAQGSLDHMTQTAAQEGLEYHFDRVKLANTFLAHQLIHYAAEQGQGDAMKERLLRAYMSEGQNVNDLDTLQKLAAEVGLDAGAARAALEAGTYAQAVRYDEAQAQQLGITGVPFFVLGGKYGVSGAQAPETLLGALSQVWAEQHPAPLTMLGQDAPAEGCEDGQCAVPQRPNN from the coding sequence ATGACAAACCTTGCACCCGCCAACAGCGAAAAAATCCGGGTGGACATCTGGTCGGACATTGCCTGCCCGTGGTGTTACATCGGCAAACGCCGCTTCGAGTCGGCGCTGGGGCAGTTTCCTCAGCGCGATCAGGTGGAGGTGGTGTGGCACAGCTTCGAGCTTGACCCGTCGGCCCGCCCGCTCAATCCCATTGCCATGCGCGACGGCCTGGCGATGAAGTACAGCATTTCGCCCGCTCAGGCGCAGGGCAGCCTGGACCACATGACCCAGACCGCAGCTCAAGAAGGGCTGGAATATCACTTTGACCGGGTGAAGCTGGCAAACACCTTTCTGGCGCACCAACTGATTCACTACGCCGCCGAGCAGGGCCAGGGGGACGCCATGAAGGAGCGCCTGCTGCGGGCCTACATGAGCGAGGGGCAGAACGTGAACGACCTGGACACTCTGCAGAAGCTGGCCGCCGAAGTGGGGCTGGACGCCGGGGCGGCCCGCGCCGCGCTGGAGGCGGGCACCTACGCCCAGGCCGTGCGCTACGACGAGGCCCAGGCGCAACAGCTGGGCATTACCGGCGTGCCGTTTTTCGTGCTGGGCGGCAAGTACGGCGTGAGCGGTGCCCAGGCCCCCGAAACCCTGCTGGGAGCGCTCAGTCAGGTCTGGGCCGAACAGCACCCCGCCCCGCTGACCATGCTGGGCCAGGACGCCCCCGCCGAGGGCTGCGAGGACGGCCAGTGCGCGGTGCCCCAGCGCCCTAACAACTGA